aactagcgctagtacaagctgcagaatctttaaaagacatttaaaaagccatACATTTAATGTCTTCGTTATACTCTTTTTttccagcaagagtccaaaaggactgaatGCCTTGGAAACAAATAGAAAATACACTAGGACTGAAATTCAAAtgagtccaacctgggaaaacccactggccttctcatgagcaattcttggctgttgtcttaaaattactgcaaccattattattggctttggaaagtatctaacAAGATAGGacagatctaagtagtgaggctggtggattacctttgctactaagttcagagaagattattgccattctctctctactgttgaaaccacttgggtcattaaacaatgtcatCCAGGTATCttctacaacagtagtagatctttgtccagcaatagaagttACACTTGGATCAATCAGAAAGATATCCATTGAAAAGCAAAGACTTCAttcagaagttgactaattaGGGTACTTATATTGACtacttaagtgaagaggacatgAAGTGcttgttaagccagctgaaaaagtacacagacttgattcttacaaatctacaacagcgatttctggattctactccacctctacgtagcttttacagatccctatcctataaaacaccgacagttgagtggagtgaggaaCTACCAGCAttggggctgccatgtgatctggacagaatagagaatttgaacacagaatgGAATATCATATGACGAACAAaggaagatttgacttcaacttctttatcatcactagtttcagagtagcagtcgtgttagtctgtatccgcaaaaagaacaggagtacttgtggcaccttagagactaacaaatttattagagcataaactttcgtggactacagcatccgaagaagtgggctgtagtccacgaaagcttatgctctaataaatttgttagtctctaaggtgccacaagtactcctgttctttttatcatcactagtggttcaGCCCGATCTTTGTGCTGTTTCcagggatgaaagaagtaggaattcatctcttgccactcccagtcacaacagctacagttgagcattctttttcctcactgaatagaattttgtgtgtAGCGCCCCCTCTCCACCCGGTTACCTTCTTTAGTGCCAATCTGCTGACAGGTTTTGATagacaggcctgggttcttctaGATCCCGCCACCCACCcagcagggtgtatcttctttatttttccccatgaatttatttggcggtgcctccacccccctcacttCTTCCTGGCAGGGTccccagggcagcttgggaggaaaattctaaccacagggtaatccccacttacttgccagatagttggagactcccaagaaataacacaaacacatacaatatattcaacacagtaattatattaaacaggagacaaatataacataacagggtgaaacactattcttagggtcaccggtgcccatgctgataatacccgtgactttccccagtcacgggacctgatgtagcaaatgtaaGATTAGTGTCCCGTTGGTACACgtactttgttggggcccttgatgacctatgaccacgagatcttctctgcagtggtttagcagtgtggctggctgggttcagtacagcccaaaggactcacaagtgggaggaggtggtaagTCCTCCACAAGTTTAATAtcagcaggttataaaatccccaaaccctcactccctggcttgaggacacagttcagggagtagggggtccccaaaacaattTCCCTGACTAACTAAAGgatggtgcactcacaaactccatgaatgatcctcaggttcagagctGACTCTGGACTCCtcggtcactgcagaggggctgatctctgctggcCGGGATCCTCCTCAGGCAGGAGTCAGACTGTGTCAGttccaggatttcccctcactacaaaggggtgcagggctcaaggtgcagaTTACACAACTGCACGAAAATCCAAACTTTGGTCTCCTAGCCCAGCGTCTCCTAGCCCAGCGTCCAGACAcactcccagcaggcagcagccctggactagcaggcagagcagagctgaccatgtggtgaTTGGTTTCccctagggagctggagggtgaactcagcctggctggggaagtttcccagcaaaactctagaaactgggaatcatcagtggagaaggaaaagcccagctgagggatcttgCTGTCAGGTCtctagaggccagttctcaggggcaATCCTGCACGCAGGtctgggactcaccagctccccacacagacagtcctgcccttgccctggctggctcaaaaaataaattaatggagatatcctatctcctagaattggaagggactttgaaaggtcatgaagtccagcctactgtcttcactagcaggaccaagtactgattttgtcccagatccctaaatggctccctcaaggattgaactcacagccctaggtttagcaggccaatgctcaaaccactgagctacccctcccccacagggctGCTCCCCTTTCCTGACCTCCCTGGGAAGGGCCTCTCATTCCCTATATGTTGCTGGGCAGACTCTGCGCCTGCCttggctcccccttccccagggacagtgtgcctctccctgagctgccGGCAGACAGAGCCCCGGGAATCTAGCTCATCCCCTTGGGGGTTACATGTTGTAATGAGGCGgtctggctccccgccgccccggagagggacgagcccctccggatgccaaagtgggcggagccagtggagcctgcgcccgccccccagaggtcaaggtgcaggacaggaagtataaaagcccaaccccagagctcattAGAGATGTGGCTGCTGGAGATGCCAGACACCTGTGGCTGGGCTCCCGGTGGGGAGACGCCTGCAGTCTGCGActgacccgaggactggccagacccCGGGGAAGCTGTTAAGCCTGTCTGCGGCAAGCTACCCATAGGAGCTGCCAAGCCAACCGCTCGCCGGGTGGTGCTTGACCCCTTGGCGGACACCCATGGTGCTTGACCCCTTGGAGGACACCGTCCGGAcgcaggtacctctagagggggaggtaggaagtagcccgggggcagccgaacCTAGTCTGTCTGCAGCACTGctagagccgatgtcagtgtgttgtggccgcgatccccactgacacagcagcgggtctcTTGCCGTGctagggcccggggctgggatgcagtggagtgggtgggtctgtgtcccccctgccacccaatgtgcGGGTGGTAGTCTCCACCTCTCCCAGGCCCTTCAGGGCCTGGGCCTCCTGAATtcatttgtttgctcagcccctgcctaagggcctgagccagagactcTCGACTGCCCCGCCCTGAACTAGGGCCTGGGTCGGCAGAATAAAGCTGGCTGTTGGTCTCTCCCGTCACCGCGGCGTGAAAGCCCGCGGCCAGGCTAGTTCCCCCGAAATAACCCGACGGACGTGGCGAGGCGGTGTGGTTGCCTGCCGCCCCGGAGAGAGACGAGCCCGGCCGAACCTTTCTACACATGTATTCTGAAAggagtcgccttctgcctgatcttGAGCATGTCATGAAGGACTGAAAGTACCGGCCACACGAGAAACCAACAAAGATGGACGCACTGTATtcgagaagttcattaacagagctgtgcaaaattaccacaagaagccaagaaggatgtagatgtaccATGTAGTGCTGCATAGTatgcttgagtagccaactttaatttgtatgatgatttttaaatatgcgttaaatgtaataaaatggtcatgaaacttTTTCAGTGTTTACTATCATGCGATACAGTCCACCTTCGACCTCCTGGTCTCACCCCTCATCAGCCATCACCCTCCCCCCGTATattcaaacacccccccccctttcaatTTCTGGGGGAAAACACTGCGTGCGGTGAGTGCTGTAGCTCGGGCCTTCAGCCCTGCACTGGTCCTGGCTTCAGCCCGGGGGGGCACCCTGAGGGGTGGGGCATTGGGGCTCCcccgctgctcccagcttcagcatGGGAGGTGCCCTGAGAGGTGGGGCGCTGGGgatcccccactgctcccagcttcagcgTGGGGTGGGGCGCGgctcccctgctgttcccagcTTCAGCCCTTGGGGGGAGGCTCCCAGCTTCAGCTCTGAGCTACTCCAGGCTTCAGACCGGGCGTTGTGGGGAGCACTGGGGCTCCGAGCTTCTGCCCTGTGCTGTTGCAGGCAGCGGCTCCCTGCCGCTGCTGGCttcggggcgggggggccggTGCCAGAGCTCAGGGCACTGGGTTTCAGCCGGggcgccctgcagcccccctgaaaGGTCTCGTGGACCCCCAGAGGGCCGCAGACCCCCGggtgagaactgctgctctaaacGAGATGTTATAGTGCAGCCACACGCTGCTGGGCATGATAGTGTCCGTGCGTTGCAGGGAAGGGTAACTCCCTCCACTGCAGAGATTGCTGCATGACCATCTCCAGTCTGGGCAACACAGGAGGTCAGGcgagatgatcagaatggtcctttctgggcTTTAAATCTCTGGGATGGATTCTCTGATGCACCAAGGTCACTCCAAGGACACAAGGCAGCTGTAGACTGACCCTGGAGAATCTCAATCCCGGGCACTGGCCTCCTGTGCTCGCTCTGCTGCCCAGGTCCTCCCACCCCGGGGCTGGAAGTCCAGTTGCAGCATGAGTAGaggcagagggcagggggagCATTGGATAGGTTGGCTCAGTTGTTCAGAGGGAAGCCTGAGCTTTGAGTGAGGGAAGGACAAGCCCCCAGGAGCTAGGACTGCGCAAGAGGGGGGGTCTCATTAATTAAATCTTCACATGTGTTATGGGGAATGGGGCCAGGTCacctgcctcctcctgccccagaaaACAGACCCTAAATaacccagctcagctcagcttgCTTTAATCGTTGTAAATGACATTTCAAACATTGCTGATCGTTCGGTGCTCTAAGGCAGTCAGTGGCGATTGCTCCGGGTGCACCAGTGGGAACGGAGAGTGACTTTTCATCACTGTCTGTCCCCGGAGACGCTCTGTTTCAGGTCGTTCACATACTGTTGAACCCAGGCATCTTTGGGGTTGGTGCAAATTTTATGATCTTTCTTTGTGATAAATCTGCAGAGTGTGAAACAGATGGGTTAGAATGAGAGGAACTTTGGGTGTGGAGAAAACCAAATGCCCCTTCTCCCAAATCTTCCCCCTGCAGGGAAAGGGGGATAgcaaagggatagaaaataggacagaaaacatcatatggcctctatataaatccatggtatgcccacatcttgaatactgtgtgcagatgtggtcgccccatctcaaaaaagatatactggaattagaaaagggcaacaaacatgattgggggtatggaacggcttctgtatgaggaaagattaataagactgggacttttcagcttggaaaatagatggctaaggggagataagattgaggtttataaaatcatgactggtgtagagaaagtagataaggaagtattgtttactatttctcataacacaagaattagaggttaccaaataaaattaataggcagcaggtttaaaacaaataaaaggaagtatttcttcatgcaacacacagtcaacctatggaactccttgccagaggatgttgtgaagatgaagaccataacagggttaaaaaaagaactagataagttcatggaggataggtccatcaatggctattacccaggatgggcagggatgctgtccctagcctctgtttgccagaagctgggaatgggtgacaggggatggatcacttgatgattccctgttctgttcattccctctggggcacctggcattggccactgtcggaagacaggatactgggctagatggaactttggtctgacccagtagggccattcttatgttcaaatAGAGTTTAATGTTTTGTTGAactgattcaaaacaaaatgtttcaggtgAGGTAAAAAACTGTAATAGTTCAATTAGGGTCAAACCCAcgcaaaatgaaatattttattccaATTTTCCAGACAGAAAACCAAAAATGTGGAGCAAAGTTGaagttttcccacagaaaatttcaatttttgtagaaactgcattttctgttggaaaatcattccgTTGGAACATTCCTAAAAAGCTGTAGCCGGCTCTGTTTTTCTTGACCATGTCTGGAAGAGGGTTTCTACCCAGGAAAGAGAGGCAGTCCTGTACCCTTTTCTCCCATCAGCCCTGGCTCAACTTCTCCCCCTATAGGTCTGTCAGCATCGGGTGTCCAGGGAGCAAGGACCACAAACACTGACACACCTGTGCTCATGGTTTCGTAGGGGTCAGAATGGCAGAAACCTATTAGATCACAGAGTCAATCCTTGGCCCTACAAGAGAAGGACACAGACCTCTAAGAGAGAGTATGCATCAGACATTAAACTGATAAAACACTGGATGTTCTTAACCCAGAAGCTGATGCACCCAGCACCAGCTCCCACTATATGGGAGCTTCTGGGTAATATGACATGAATACactattttcaataaatgcaatTCTGATGTTCCTCTTTCTATCCCTGCTCTGGGGCAGTTCCATGCTCTGCAGTGAGACTCAATGAAGTTCCTAGTGAAGTAATAGAACTTATagattccaggccagaagggtcaactgtgatcatctagttggctctcctgtatagcacagccCAGAGAACGTCCCTAAAAGCATTTCTAGAGCagatttttagaaaaacatccatcctcaatttaaaaatgatcagggacggagaatccaccatggcctTTGGCAAGtagttccagtggttaattatttccagtctgaatttgtctggcttcaatttccagccactggatcatgttagaactttctctgctagactgtaGAGCCCATTAGTAAAAACAATAGAACTTCTCTGATTTACAGCTGCTGAGGACCTGAGCAATATACCAGCGAGGCTCACTTTGATCACCTCCTCTGACCTCCAGCctcgcacaggccagagaacgccATCCAGGGATTGCTGCATCAAATGGGCCTTAAGAAACCTCCAAGGCCAGCAACTGGAGACACAaaaatctccctctctctcaggctcaTAATTCTGTACTTACACTACAGCTGGCTGGGAGCACATGCGGCTGGTGACAAAATAGGCAGTCACTATGCGGCGTGGGATCTGCCGGGATGTGTAGCTGAAGCAGCTGTCGGACATCATACCCCAGCTCACTGAAAGAGAAGGAAGGGACCAATGTACAGTTCTGTGCTCTGAACACAATGTAGGTAAAGACAAGCACCGCCTGCCTCTACACTTCTTGGacactgggagggggcagggagaggagacctCCAGCAGTGGGgtgttgggatggggggaggaggagaaggaggcagggaatTGGCATGGAGAGCTATTCCTCCTCCATTGATTCCCTCCATCCTTTTCTCATCCCTGGTGCTCAGGGCAACACATCCAGGTATGTAAGTTCTACTCAGATATTTGGCACCTTGCGGGCTGCTGGTTGCACCCCGAAGGCTCTCCCCTCTGCAGGAGAGAGACCCCCCATCCTGCCCAGACCAACGAGAAGCTGCTGGCTACAGATCTGACGTGGGAAGGGAGCCCAAAGGCTGGGaggagctggcaggaaaagcCACCTCACAGCTACGACCTTTCTCCTTCCACCCCCAAAAGGAAACACAGAGACTCACTTGCAAAACTCTTTTCTTCGATGGAGGCCTGGGAGCAGCAGGCCATGCTGAGGACAAAGACGAGGGCAGCCACAGAGACCTTCATGTTGCTGTCAGCTGGGGACGAGCTGCTGGAGCAGAGACAGAGCAGGACTCCTTGAAACCCTTCTCCGTCTGGCTCTGAACCTGTCCCCTCTCTCGGTACAGGGCGATGCAGGGAAGGGATAGCTTTTTGGGGAAGTAAGATCAGATTTCATTCCAGAGCAGTGATGACAGTGGCCCAAATTCTTCTGAACTGAGACATTGAAACGCCTTCCCATAAATGGATGGAGGAAGGCCAAAGCCTGTTATTTGTGATGACCGGTGTGGATCCTGGAAACAACCAGAGGACGGGAGGGAAGAGCCCAATCTGTTCTGTGTGGCTGGCTCGTTTTGTTTGAACTAACCTGCCTTTGAATGGCGAGCAGCCAGTGGAATAGGTGAGCCAGGACTGATAATGGACTCAGGAGCCTTTCACCTCCAAATCCCCTTGCTAATATTCTGCCCCAACCACAATATTCACACCAGTACATCCAGGCCCCATATTAACAACATATACCCACATCATGTCATATCAAAAACCCATTAACATTTgtgaaaagaacatttaacatatgAAACATTCCACATCTCCTTCTTCATACTACACAtgacaatattcattaaaacactacatagaaccaataacataataATCTCTAAATTTAACAGGCAGTACAcccttattagccctctgggaccttcttaagactggcgGTTCGTTACCCATATTGTCTATTTCCCTGTCCTCGGGTAATACTGGGGATCTGGCCATTcttgttagggtttgggtttaccccattggtttcagtgtcCTCTGGAAATGCTGCTCTATGCCTCCTACAAGCTCTGGTCAGACTAAAAGTTCAACGTTTTAgctggtccctatgtactactctctcaggacctcctcgttcaggctGGTTAGCGTACACTGGCAGTTCGGGATTGTTGTGGGTGACCACAGTGTGGGATTTGGCtcccatttgtcctgtatttaATCACATCTCCGGCGTCTGTGGCTATGAACTGGTACATAGTCACCAGGtctgatgagagccccactggacttgtgaTTATAAGTCCTTTTCCTACTTTGGGCTGTCTCTTTAGTTGTACTGAGAGCAACTTTGCTGGTTGTCTTTGGCCTGTCATGGACACCTTTGACCCAGTCATCGAAATTGGTCACCTCATCCTTAGAAAATGCTTCTTGATGCTCCTCTTGCAACACCCTTAAGTTAGCCACATGTGCAGGAATCAGCCCTTGGCATGCCgcttgaactggaactggcagtcTCCCACTACATCTTTCCTGAGGAAAGGTAacttcttctcccttctccccaaatGTTACCTTCACCTGAGGGATCACCTCCTCAGGCTGCAATTCCACAGCCTTCACGCTTGAGTTTAGAAGACTCACTGGTACTCTTCCTTTGATGGCACTAGTCAGTACATTGGCTGACTGAAGTCCATTAGGTAGGTTTACCCCAAATGTAGGCTCTACAAGAGTTCAATATCTATTGGTATTTTCTGGTACACAGCAGTGTTCatcaaggatcttccctctccgAGGAGGAATAACAGTGTTCTGTTTTCTGCCCACTTTAACATTTCCAATCTGCCCTGCAGGGCCCAATGAATGGTTTTGTCTCTGTGCTTGAACCAGTTCTCTACTCAGCACGGCATTCTTCTTAGAGTGCCCATGATGGTTCATCCTCCTGGTTCCTTCTCCTGGCAACAGTAGCTCCTTCAGCTCACTAATGATTCATTCCTAGAATCCCTGGACTCCTTCTCCCATATGGCTCCCTTCAGAGGctttgtctttcaggatgaaGATGCATTTCCCTGGCAGTGTCTGACTCATGTAGTCTGTCTGCTTCGAGGCATCCCACCACTGGGATTGCCAGTCCATTAA
This is a stretch of genomic DNA from Chrysemys picta bellii isolate R12L10 chromosome 19, ASM1138683v2, whole genome shotgun sequence. It encodes these proteins:
- the LOC135972075 gene encoding C-C motif chemokine 3-like: MKVSVAALVFVLSMACCSQASIEEKSFAMSWGMMSDSCFSYTSRQIPRRIVTAYFVTSRMCSQPAVVFITKKDHKICTNPKDAWVQQYVNDLKQSVSGDRQ